Proteins encoded together in one Lathyrus oleraceus cultivar Zhongwan6 chromosome 5, CAAS_Psat_ZW6_1.0, whole genome shotgun sequence window:
- the LOC127082404 gene encoding uncharacterized protein LOC127082404: MDDFIATQTLSRLEYMIERFVATQTLQNEEFRKQNLHTNEILRQVNIVGQSLAIHNKSLKIQISLLAHTPLGSFPGKHADSVTINSEKIKNSKENDNEEISCEKRVEIEKNILTPPEREVVEEVEKKASYVVPPLYNPRIPFTQRFVEAKVDSKSKRHVEVLENIHANAPLFEVLRKKRKLKDHETK; the protein is encoded by the coding sequence ATGGATGATTTTATTGCAACACAAACTCTCTCTAGGTTGGAATATATGATTGAGCGCTTTGTGGCGACACAAACTCTCCAGAATGAAGAGTTTAGAAAACAAAATCTCCATACTAATGAAATCCTTAGGCAGGTGAACATTGTGGGTCAGTCCCTTGCGATTCACAACAAGTCATTAAAGATCCAAATATCCCTACTTGCACACACACCTCTAGGATCCTTCCCTGGGAAACATGCGGATTCTGTAACAATCAATAGTGAAAAAATCAAAAATTCTAAGGAGAATGATAATGAGGAGATTTCTTGTGAGAAAAGAGTAGAGATTGAGAAAAATATACTGACACCACCCGAAAGGGAGGTTGTCGAAGAGGTAGAGAAGAAAGCATCTTATGTTGTTCCTCCTCTCTATAACCCACGGATTCCTTTCACACAAAGGTTTGTCGAAGCTAAGGTAGACTCAAAATCCAAAAGACATGTGGAGGTATTGGAAAATATCCATGCCAATGCACCTTTGTTTGAGGTCCTGCGTAAAAAGAGAAAATTAAAGGACCATGAAACTAAGTAA
- the LOC127087030 gene encoding serine/threonine-protein kinase GRIK1, whose amino-acid sequence MADYRSFSFTKMIGCWSCFGLMNKQPRRRRTRRSIKNYLSQGLLTDGETECDEVSHSGDYTSNNTSGDDSEVQNLPNRSEDILNFRAENGMICRPFPAKETDKLVRSEDEDGNKMLNEYIREYKIGSGSYAKVALYQSSIDGRHYAIKSFHKSHLRKLRVAPSETAMTDVLREVLIMKMLEHPNIVNLIEVIDDPESDDFYMVLEYVEGKWVCEGSGRQCALGEETTRKYMRDIVSGLTYLHGHNIVHGDIKPDNLLITRNGTVKIGDFSVSQAFEDGNDELRRSPGTPVFTAPECCLGLTYHGKASDTWAVGVTLYCMILGEYPFLGDTLQDTYDRIVNNPIEIPDDINPQLKNLIEGLLCKDPEQRMTLAEVAEHDWVIGNDGPIGKYSCWCKRKSLVIEDFEESNVVA is encoded by the exons ATGGCAGATTATAGGAGTTTTTCATTTACTAAAATGATTGGCTGCTGGAGTTGCTTCGGGTTGATGAATAAACAACCAAGGCGCAGACGTACTAGACGAAGCATAAAGAATTATCTCTCCCAGGGGCTATTGACGGATGGAGAAACGGAGTGTGATGAGGTATCACATAGTGGTGATTATACTAGTAACAACACGAGTGGAGATGATAGTGAGGTGCAGAATTTACCCAATCGTTCTGAGGATATTTTGAACTTTAGAGCAGAGAATGGCATGATTTGTAGGCCTTTTCCTGCTAAGGAGACTGACAAGCTTGTTCGATCTGAG GATGAAGACGGGAACAAGATGTTAAATGAATATATTCGAGAGTATAAGATAGGTTCTGGTAGCTATGCCAAAGTG GCTCTCTATCAAAGTAGTATTGATGGACGACATTATGCAATTAAG TCCTTTCATAAGTCTCACTTACGAAAGCTTCGAGTTGCCCCATCTGAGACTGCCATGACGGATGTACTACGTGAG GTACTTATCATGAAAATGTTGGAACATCCTAATATCGTTAATCTCATTGAGGTGATTGATGACCCAGAGTCAGATGACTTCTACATGG TACTTGAATATGTGGAAGGAAAATGGGTTTGCGAGGGTTCAGGTCGTCAATGTGCCCTAGGTGAAGAAACCACTAGGAAATACATGCGTGATATAGTCTCGGGATTAACATATCTTCATGGTCAT AATATAGTGCATGGGGATATAAAACCTGATAATCTGTTGATTACCCGCAATGGGACTGTAAAGATAGGGGATTTCAGTGTCAGCCAGGCTTTTGAG GATGGTAATGATGAACTTCGTCGATCACCTGGCACTCCTGTTTTCACTGCACCAGAATGTTGTTTAG GTCTTACTTATCACGGCAAAGCTTCGGACACGTGGGCAGTAGGAGTAACTTTGTACTGTATGATATTGGGCGAATACCCATTTCTCGGCGACACACTTCAAGATACATATGACAGA ATAGTCAATAATCCCATAGAAATCCCGGACGACATAAACCCGCAGTTAAAGAACTTAATAGAAGGATTGCTTTGCAAAG ACCCAGAACAAAGGATGACATTGGCTGAAGTTGCTGAGCATGATTGGGTTATTGGAAATGATGGGCCAATCGGTAAGTACTCGTGTTGGTGCAAACGCAAGAGTCTGGTGATCGAAGACTTTGAGGAGAGCAATGTGGTTGCTTGA